In Curtobacterium sp. MCPF17_002, one genomic interval encodes:
- a CDS encoding sugar phosphate isomerase/epimerase → MKFSVFTASTPDWTPSQAAESLAEQGWDGVEWRIVDDRPADGAEVPAGRSFWAGNKSTWQFTGIEDHVGEIARITDGAGLEYSGIGGYQQASDHDGVDTMLRVTSELGARQVRVSMPMYRQEKERTGETYTQIFDRTRADLEWAVSRATELGVKALVELHHMTITPSASAALRLIDGLDPAHIGVIHDLGNLVIEGHEDHLAAFELLGPYLAHAHVKNARWVDTGGTRADGSAIWQNEWAPLRTGQASVSEYLDALGQVGYDGWVTIEDFSTDLPLEARTADNLAYLRSLVPVSA, encoded by the coding sequence ATGAAGTTCTCCGTCTTCACCGCGTCCACCCCCGACTGGACCCCGTCGCAGGCGGCCGAGTCCCTCGCCGAACAGGGCTGGGACGGCGTCGAGTGGCGCATCGTCGACGACCGTCCCGCCGACGGCGCCGAAGTGCCGGCCGGCCGCTCCTTCTGGGCGGGCAACAAGTCGACGTGGCAGTTCACCGGCATCGAGGACCACGTCGGTGAGATCGCCCGGATCACCGACGGCGCCGGGCTCGAGTACTCCGGCATCGGCGGCTACCAGCAGGCGTCGGACCACGACGGCGTGGACACGATGCTCCGCGTCACGAGCGAACTCGGTGCCCGCCAGGTGCGGGTCTCGATGCCGATGTACCGGCAGGAGAAGGAACGCACGGGGGAGACCTACACGCAGATCTTCGACCGCACCCGCGCCGACCTCGAGTGGGCGGTGTCCCGCGCGACCGAACTCGGGGTGAAGGCCCTCGTCGAACTGCACCACATGACGATCACCCCGTCGGCCTCGGCGGCGCTCCGGTTGATCGACGGTCTCGACCCGGCGCACATCGGGGTCATCCACGACCTCGGCAACCTCGTGATCGAGGGACACGAGGACCACCTCGCCGCGTTCGAGCTCCTCGGCCCGTACCTCGCCCACGCCCACGTGAAGAACGCGCGGTGGGTCGACACCGGGGGCACGCGGGCCGACGGCAGCGCGATCTGGCAGAACGAGTGGGCACCGCTGCGCACCGGACAGGCCTCCGTGTCCGAGTACCTCGACGCCCTCGGCCAGGTCGGCTACGACGGCTGGGTCACCATCGAGGACTTCTCGACCGATCTCCCGCTCGAGGCCCGCACCGCCGACAACCTGGCCTACCTGCGGTCCCTGGTGCCGGTGTCGGCATGA
- a CDS encoding TIM barrel protein: MTQLSWELSGFGDEIDADPAIQVAVLQALGASAIEVRSAWGVNVVDLDEDQLAGLHRLFEERGQTVSAIASPIGKVSVDEPVEHEVSRLARAIAAAHALGTTNIRIFSFYFEGRQPEAVRDDVLVRMRALADLAEREGITLLHENEKDIYGDVPSRVLDIVESVGSSALRLAWDNANYVQCGVRPFTDGWAQLSPYVDYLQVKDAVAADSSVVPAGDGDGELVETLTALRDAGYTGYASLEPHLSDFTHLGGFSGPAAFGRAGRAFRTLTDQIGVTLR, encoded by the coding sequence ATGACCCAGCTCAGTTGGGAACTGTCCGGTTTCGGTGACGAGATCGACGCCGACCCCGCCATCCAGGTGGCGGTCCTCCAGGCGCTGGGGGCCAGCGCCATCGAGGTCCGCAGTGCATGGGGCGTGAACGTCGTCGACCTCGACGAGGACCAGCTCGCCGGACTCCACCGCCTGTTCGAGGAGCGCGGACAGACCGTGTCCGCCATCGCCTCGCCGATCGGCAAGGTGTCCGTCGACGAGCCCGTCGAGCACGAGGTCTCGCGGCTCGCGCGTGCCATCGCCGCGGCGCACGCCCTCGGCACGACGAACATCCGGATCTTCTCGTTCTACTTCGAGGGTCGCCAGCCGGAAGCCGTCCGCGACGACGTGCTCGTCCGGATGCGGGCCCTCGCCGACCTCGCCGAGCGCGAAGGCATCACCCTCCTGCACGAGAACGAGAAGGACATCTACGGCGACGTCCCCTCGCGCGTGCTCGACATCGTCGAGAGCGTCGGCTCCTCCGCGCTCCGGCTCGCCTGGGACAACGCGAACTACGTCCAGTGCGGCGTCCGGCCCTTCACCGACGGCTGGGCCCAGCTCAGCCCCTACGTCGACTACCTGCAGGTGAAGGACGCCGTCGCCGCCGACTCGTCCGTCGTCCCCGCCGGCGACGGCGACGGCGAGCTCGTCGAGACCCTCACCGCCCTGCGCGACGCCGGGTACACCGGGTACGCGTCCCTCGAACCCCACCTCAGCGACTTCACCCACCTCGGCGGGTTCTCCGGCCCCGCGGCGTTCGGCCGCGCCGGCCGCGCCTTCCGGACGCTCACCGACCAGATCGGAGTCACCCTGCGATGA
- a CDS encoding carbohydrate ABC transporter permease, translating into MSAFTTTTRPTATLTESITTGDRGRRHKRPYDTDVTRLLPRWLLIVVIAVIIAFIAVPVLYILFGSVNSDVAVARGEYFPSEFTLSNYVDIWSTVALGEGLVNSMLTAGAVAVASAALAVSTAYVLVRFRFLGRLTILRGLLALQSIPGTLLLLPVFVVFSNIASATGVQIIGTRWGLFVTYLTFALPFSTWVMVTYLRGLPKELEEAARIDGASSTKILTKIVLPLSWPGIVVSAIFAFLLGWNDVLFSTIMTTPNTRTVAVVLQVLGTAQEGGAVPIYGQMMAASIVCAVPVVALYLIFQRYLVGGLTAGSVK; encoded by the coding sequence ATGAGCGCGTTCACCACCACCACCCGCCCCACCGCGACGCTCACCGAGAGCATCACGACCGGCGACCGCGGACGGCGCCACAAGCGTCCGTACGACACCGACGTCACCCGGCTCCTGCCGCGCTGGCTGCTCATCGTCGTCATCGCCGTGATCATCGCGTTCATCGCAGTCCCGGTGCTCTACATCCTGTTCGGCTCGGTGAACTCCGACGTCGCGGTCGCCCGCGGTGAGTACTTCCCGTCCGAGTTCACACTGTCGAACTACGTGGACATCTGGTCGACGGTCGCCCTCGGCGAGGGGCTCGTGAACTCGATGCTCACCGCCGGGGCCGTGGCCGTCGCGAGTGCCGCGCTCGCCGTGTCCACCGCGTACGTCCTCGTCCGCTTCCGGTTCCTCGGCCGCCTGACGATCCTCCGCGGGCTCCTCGCCCTGCAGTCGATCCCCGGCACGCTCCTGCTCCTGCCCGTGTTCGTGGTCTTCTCGAACATCGCCAGCGCGACGGGCGTCCAGATCATCGGCACCCGCTGGGGTCTCTTCGTCACCTACCTGACGTTCGCCCTGCCGTTCTCCACCTGGGTGATGGTCACGTACCTCCGCGGCCTGCCGAAGGAACTCGAGGAGGCCGCCCGCATCGACGGTGCCTCGTCGACGAAGATCCTCACGAAGATCGTCCTGCCGCTGTCGTGGCCGGGGATCGTCGTGTCGGCCATCTTCGCCTTCCTGCTCGGGTGGAACGACGTCCTGTTCTCCACGATCATGACGACCCCGAACACGCGCACCGTCGCCGTGGTCCTGCAGGTGCTCGGCACCGCTCAAGAGGGCGGAGCCGTCCCGATCTACGGCCAGATGATGGCCGCCTCGATCGTCTGCGCCGTGCCGGTCGTCGCCCTGTACCTCATCTTCCAGCGCTACCTGGTGGGCGGCCTCACGGCCGGGTCGGTCAAGTAG
- the uxaC gene encoding glucuronate isomerase: MTRTSTATPLAPHPDRLFAADPGARAVARTVYAAVADAPIISPHGHVDAALIADDQPFADPASLLITPDHYVLRLLHANGVGLEALGRADLSGTGTVPPGRTMWRQLAEHWDDFLATPVRYWFETELHDVFGLTEQPSAANADQQYDHIAALLQQPQMRPRALFDAFGIEVLATTDDPTADLAAHARLAADPTFTGRVLPTFRADAVFDPSRSDWRHVVTSIGEAAGVDTGTHEGLLAALRARRRFFIEHGATATDTGVLDAGSTPLSSSERSRIHAAAMRGPSGVTAAEAVAYRRDMLYRWAEMSVEDGLVMQLHPGVIRNHHTPTLERFGPDTGHDLPAVGSFTEPLRPLLESFGTAPGFHLVLFTVDETVFSREIGPLAGFYPAVYAGAPWWFIDTPAAIGRYRSAITDSVSFTKTSGFIDDTRAYCSIPARHDMARRADAAYLASLVVTHELSEEDAVRTARRIVSDIPKATFKL; the protein is encoded by the coding sequence ATGACCCGCACCAGCACCGCCACCCCGCTCGCGCCGCACCCCGACCGGCTCTTCGCCGCCGACCCGGGAGCGCGCGCCGTCGCACGGACCGTCTACGCCGCCGTCGCCGACGCGCCGATCATCTCCCCGCACGGACACGTCGACGCGGCTCTCATCGCCGACGACCAGCCGTTCGCCGACCCCGCCTCGCTGCTCATCACGCCCGACCACTACGTGCTGCGGCTCCTGCACGCGAACGGTGTCGGACTGGAGGCGCTGGGTCGCGCCGACCTGTCGGGAACCGGCACCGTGCCTCCAGGCCGCACCATGTGGCGGCAGCTCGCGGAGCACTGGGACGACTTCCTCGCCACCCCCGTCCGCTATTGGTTCGAGACGGAGCTGCACGACGTCTTCGGGCTGACGGAGCAGCCGTCGGCCGCGAACGCGGACCAGCAGTACGACCACATCGCCGCCCTGCTGCAGCAGCCGCAGATGCGGCCGCGCGCCCTGTTCGACGCCTTCGGCATCGAGGTCCTCGCCACCACCGACGACCCCACCGCCGACCTCGCCGCGCACGCGCGGCTCGCCGCCGACCCCACGTTCACCGGCCGGGTGCTCCCCACGTTCCGCGCGGACGCCGTGTTCGACCCCTCACGGTCGGACTGGAGGCACGTGGTCACGTCGATCGGTGAGGCCGCCGGCGTCGACACGGGAACCCACGAGGGCCTGCTGGCAGCACTCCGCGCACGTCGCCGCTTCTTCATCGAACACGGCGCGACCGCCACGGACACCGGGGTGCTCGACGCCGGCTCGACACCGCTGTCGTCGTCGGAGCGCTCGCGCATCCATGCGGCCGCGATGCGGGGACCGTCCGGTGTGACCGCTGCCGAAGCCGTCGCGTACCGGCGCGACATGCTCTACCGGTGGGCCGAGATGAGCGTCGAGGACGGCCTCGTCATGCAGCTGCACCCCGGCGTGATCCGGAACCACCACACCCCCACGCTCGAGCGGTTCGGGCCCGACACCGGACACGACCTGCCCGCCGTCGGGTCCTTCACCGAGCCGTTGCGGCCGCTACTCGAGTCGTTCGGGACCGCGCCCGGCTTCCACCTCGTGCTCTTCACCGTCGACGAGACCGTGTTCTCGCGGGAGATCGGCCCCCTCGCCGGGTTCTACCCCGCGGTGTACGCCGGGGCGCCCTGGTGGTTCATCGACACGCCGGCGGCGATCGGGCGCTACCGGTCGGCGATCACCGACTCGGTGTCGTTCACGAAGACCTCCGGGTTCATCGACGACACCCGGGCGTACTGCTCCATCCCGGCACGGCACGACATGGCGCGGCGGGCGGACGCGGCGTACCTGGCGTCGCTCGTGGTCACGCACGAGCTCTCGGAGGAGGACGCGGTGCGGACGGCTCGGCGCATCGTGTCGGACATCCCGAAGGCGACGTTCAAGCTCTGA
- a CDS encoding extracellular solute-binding protein: MSTGRLRTRTLIGAVAVVALTALSLQGCAVVNGSGDDPNTLRVMMGADTTYPKERKQWQQDTAAAFKRTTGADIQWETYSSAQEELTAIQTSVISGQGPDVYAIGTTFTPTAYATGAFVEMGAKEWKAIGGKDQFDPASFGISGPSSSKQIGIPFASRPFVMAVNKDLLAQAGIDEMPTTWDELTADAKATTTGDRHGLAVAYADGFDPWKFVWGMAQNAGNTIVSGSGKAEIDSDAVANAYRTYFDWVTKDGVVDKAAIGWNNAQALAQFTDGKAAFFPMTTTTAINSFAGTKVDGKYEFALLPTVPPGATERPADGIQAASILSGDNWVVADYGKKQDLSFDFIKQLSAPKAQREYYDLFGNLPTNADAAAELAAQNPQLKPIIDAGKLSKPTAFTGAWSDIQLSLVDVVVQSIPSLKSGEVTDDQLRKRLQDAQKDAQSTLDRQKNGGL, translated from the coding sequence ATGAGCACAGGCAGACTCAGGACACGCACCCTGATCGGTGCCGTGGCCGTGGTCGCCCTCACCGCGCTGTCCCTGCAGGGATGCGCCGTGGTGAACGGCAGCGGCGACGACCCGAACACCCTCCGCGTCATGATGGGCGCGGACACCACCTACCCGAAGGAACGCAAGCAGTGGCAGCAGGACACCGCCGCCGCGTTCAAGCGGACCACCGGGGCCGACATCCAGTGGGAGACCTACTCCTCCGCGCAGGAGGAACTCACCGCGATCCAGACGAGCGTCATCTCCGGGCAGGGTCCCGACGTCTACGCGATCGGCACCACCTTCACCCCGACGGCCTACGCCACCGGCGCCTTCGTCGAGATGGGCGCGAAGGAGTGGAAGGCCATCGGCGGGAAGGACCAGTTCGACCCGGCGTCGTTCGGCATCTCCGGACCGAGCTCCTCGAAGCAGATCGGCATCCCGTTCGCCAGCCGCCCGTTCGTGATGGCGGTGAACAAGGACCTGCTTGCCCAGGCCGGCATCGACGAGATGCCCACCACCTGGGACGAACTGACCGCCGACGCGAAGGCCACCACGACCGGTGACCGCCACGGCCTGGCGGTCGCCTACGCCGACGGCTTCGACCCGTGGAAGTTCGTCTGGGGCATGGCGCAGAACGCCGGCAACACGATCGTGTCGGGGTCCGGCAAGGCCGAGATCGACAGCGACGCCGTCGCGAACGCCTACCGCACCTACTTCGACTGGGTGACGAAGGACGGGGTCGTCGACAAGGCCGCCATCGGGTGGAACAACGCCCAGGCCCTCGCGCAGTTCACCGACGGCAAGGCCGCGTTCTTCCCGATGACGACCACCACCGCGATCAACTCGTTCGCGGGGACGAAGGTCGACGGCAAGTACGAGTTCGCCCTGCTGCCCACCGTGCCGCCGGGAGCGACCGAACGTCCCGCCGACGGCATCCAGGCGGCGAGCATCCTGTCCGGTGACAACTGGGTCGTCGCCGACTACGGCAAGAAGCAGGACCTGTCGTTCGACTTCATCAAGCAGCTCAGCGCCCCGAAGGCGCAGCGCGAGTACTACGACCTGTTCGGCAACCTGCCGACGAACGCCGATGCCGCTGCCGAGCTCGCGGCGCAGAACCCGCAACTCAAGCCGATCATCGACGCCGGGAAGCTCTCGAAGCCGACCGCCTTCACCGGTGCGTGGTCGGACATCCAGCTCTCGCTCGTGGACGTCGTCGTGCAGTCCATCCCGTCGCTCAAGAGCGGCGAGGTCACCGACGACCAGCTCCGGAAGCGCCTGCAGGACGCCCAGAAGGACGCCCAGTCCACGCTCGACCGTCAGAAGAACGGAGGTCTGTGA
- a CDS encoding sugar phosphate isomerase/epimerase yields MSFTGFGVVAGAELTETARRAGADHVEPAIAGNLVVRDGTGWALAESYAGERFPSFAVLVPGDLPLLTADPVVVTAYFAAVLPIVRSVAEPGAKIVFGSGTARTAPDGMPADEARHRFADVVRTARDVAAENDLRIVLEPLSRSETNLLNTVAETVAFLDAAGIDGVDVVADLFHIRNEAEPLEVIRAHGDRIGHVHVSDPDRNPPGVVDDVWRDFLDVVHGGGYRGSVSLECRWSPDPAVAGVEMRRSLDRLRAAQSTTV; encoded by the coding sequence ATGTCGTTCACGGGATTCGGCGTCGTCGCCGGCGCAGAACTGACCGAGACCGCACGACGAGCCGGCGCCGACCACGTCGAGCCTGCGATCGCGGGCAACCTCGTCGTCCGCGACGGCACCGGGTGGGCGTTGGCAGAGTCCTACGCGGGTGAGCGCTTCCCGTCGTTCGCGGTGCTCGTCCCGGGTGACCTCCCGCTCCTGACGGCCGATCCCGTGGTCGTCACGGCCTACTTCGCCGCGGTCCTGCCGATCGTCCGGTCCGTCGCCGAGCCCGGGGCGAAGATCGTGTTCGGCTCCGGAACCGCACGCACCGCGCCGGACGGGATGCCGGCGGACGAGGCACGGCACCGGTTCGCCGACGTCGTCCGGACCGCGCGTGACGTCGCTGCCGAGAACGACCTCCGCATCGTCCTCGAGCCGCTGAGCCGCTCCGAGACCAACCTGCTCAACACCGTCGCCGAGACCGTCGCGTTCCTCGACGCTGCGGGGATCGACGGGGTCGACGTCGTCGCGGACCTGTTCCACATCCGGAACGAGGCCGAGCCGCTCGAGGTGATCCGGGCGCACGGCGACCGGATCGGGCACGTCCACGTGAGCGATCCCGACCGGAACCCGCCCGGCGTGGTCGACGACGTCTGGCGGGACTTCCTCGACGTCGTGCACGGCGGCGGGTACCGCGGCTCGGTCTCGCTCGAGTGCCGGTGGTCGCCGGACCCCGCCGTCGCCGGGGTGGAGATGCGCCGCAGCCTCGACCGCCTCCGCGCGGCCCAGTCGACGACCGTCTGA
- a CDS encoding Gfo/Idh/MocA family oxidoreductase produces MTTPLEASPLRLAVVGAGVIGRHHAKVAVHHPDLQVVALVDAIPAAATSAADEIEAMGVDRPITTETIEQAIAETDIDVVAICSPSGMHVQLAEAALAAGKHVVIEKPLDTTMPRARSIAALAAAGRARGLVTSVISQHRFDPASVVVANAAHGGGFGTVTSGVASVAWYRSQGYYDSGDWRGTWELDGGGAVMNQGVHTVDLLVWVLGRPVEISAQTGLLAHDRIEVEDTAVATVRFENGALGVIHCTTAAYPGLSARYAVYGTHGSAIVDDDRLAYFHIAPDAATLESASTTSNATAVAGAVDQKDDVVPPEHVVGGPAEPDHFAAGHGRQYTDIVAAIRGGGDPAVGVDDALVSLATVRGLYVSATLGQPVRIDDVIQGKYDDVVPVVGAHATADTANEGATR; encoded by the coding sequence ATGACCACCCCACTCGAAGCCAGCCCACTCCGCCTCGCCGTCGTCGGCGCCGGCGTCATCGGACGCCACCACGCCAAGGTCGCCGTGCACCACCCGGACCTGCAGGTCGTCGCCCTCGTCGACGCGATCCCCGCCGCGGCCACCAGCGCCGCCGACGAGATCGAGGCGATGGGCGTCGACCGCCCGATCACCACCGAGACCATCGAACAGGCCATCGCCGAGACCGACATCGACGTCGTCGCGATCTGCTCGCCGTCCGGCATGCACGTGCAACTCGCCGAAGCGGCGCTCGCCGCGGGCAAGCACGTCGTCATCGAGAAGCCGCTCGACACCACGATGCCCCGGGCACGGTCGATCGCGGCGCTCGCCGCAGCCGGCCGTGCGCGCGGACTCGTCACGAGCGTCATCAGCCAGCACCGGTTCGACCCGGCGTCCGTCGTCGTGGCGAACGCGGCGCACGGCGGGGGCTTCGGCACCGTCACCTCGGGGGTCGCGAGCGTCGCCTGGTACCGGTCGCAGGGCTACTACGACTCCGGTGACTGGCGCGGCACCTGGGAGCTCGACGGCGGCGGCGCGGTGATGAACCAGGGCGTGCACACCGTCGACCTCCTCGTGTGGGTGCTCGGTCGTCCGGTCGAGATCTCGGCGCAGACCGGGTTGCTCGCCCACGACCGCATCGAGGTGGAGGACACGGCGGTCGCGACGGTCCGGTTCGAGAACGGCGCACTCGGGGTCATCCACTGCACCACGGCGGCCTACCCGGGCCTCTCCGCCCGCTACGCCGTCTACGGCACGCACGGTTCCGCGATCGTCGACGACGACCGGCTCGCCTACTTCCACATCGCGCCGGACGCCGCGACGCTCGAGTCGGCGTCCACCACCTCGAACGCCACCGCGGTCGCCGGTGCCGTCGACCAGAAGGACGACGTCGTCCCGCCGGAGCACGTCGTCGGCGGGCCGGCCGAGCCGGACCACTTCGCCGCCGGCCACGGTCGCCAGTACACGGACATCGTCGCGGCCATCCGTGGCGGCGGGGACCCGGCGGTCGGCGTCGACGACGCGCTCGTGTCCCTCGCCACCGTGCGCGGGCTCTACGTCAGCGCGACCCTCGGGCAGCCGGTCCGCATCGACGACGTCATCCAGGGCAAGTACGACGACGTGGTGCCGGTCGTCGGTGCCCATGCAACCGCCGACACCGCGAACGAAGGAGCCACCCGATGA
- a CDS encoding sugar ABC transporter permease, translating into MTTTQTRPDTEAAPGRPVRPHGKTPLYKRERPLWMLLPGGVLMLAVIVVPLLVGLFIAMLDLDQYTLRQWFSAPFVGFANFAEAFTDSPLLHSIWISVSLSVLVTAVTVPIGVAAAISTQNRFPGRGLVRSIYLIPYVLPAFVVGTFFRTMLQPQGVVNSILHTDVLWLNGSASYWALAGVMIWTSWPFVYLLSLAGLQAVDNEVHEAAALDGVTWWAKLRYIIFPYLRGPLSLAVIISILHNINNFTLPFVLFGIPLPSSVEVMPVLTYIASFQSFRFGLSAAMAICSLVIVAIPLFVYLRAVKLDTGDDAGPNRKQRRADRATLATAPIAADIDGARA; encoded by the coding sequence ATGACCACCACGCAGACCAGGCCCGACACCGAGGCGGCGCCGGGGCGGCCCGTCCGCCCGCACGGCAAGACGCCCCTGTACAAGCGGGAGCGTCCCCTCTGGATGCTCCTGCCCGGTGGCGTCCTCATGCTCGCCGTCATCGTGGTCCCGCTCCTGGTGGGCCTGTTCATCGCGATGCTCGACCTCGACCAGTACACGCTCCGGCAGTGGTTCAGCGCCCCCTTCGTCGGGTTCGCGAACTTCGCCGAGGCCTTCACCGACTCGCCGCTGCTCCACTCGATCTGGATCTCGGTGTCCCTGTCGGTGCTCGTCACCGCAGTGACCGTGCCGATCGGCGTCGCCGCGGCGATCTCCACGCAGAACCGGTTTCCCGGCCGCGGACTCGTCCGTTCGATCTACCTGATCCCGTACGTGCTCCCGGCGTTCGTCGTCGGCACGTTCTTCCGCACGATGCTCCAGCCGCAGGGCGTCGTGAACTCGATCCTGCACACCGACGTCCTCTGGCTGAACGGTTCGGCCTCGTACTGGGCGCTCGCCGGCGTGATGATCTGGACGAGCTGGCCGTTCGTCTACCTGCTGTCCCTCGCCGGGCTGCAGGCCGTGGACAACGAGGTGCACGAGGCCGCGGCGCTCGACGGGGTGACCTGGTGGGCGAAGCTGCGGTACATCATCTTCCCGTACCTGCGCGGCCCCCTCAGCCTCGCGGTGATCATCTCGATCCTGCACAACATCAACAACTTCACGCTGCCGTTCGTCCTCTTCGGCATCCCGTTGCCGTCGAGCGTCGAGGTGATGCCCGTCCTGACGTACATCGCCAGCTTCCAGTCGTTCCGCTTCGGTCTGTCCGCGGCGATGGCGATCTGCTCGCTCGTGATCGTCGCCATCCCGCTGTTCGTCTACCTCCGAGCGGTCAAGCTCGACACCGGGGACGACGCGGGCCCCAACCGGAAGCAGCGCCGCGCCGACCGTGCGACGCTCGCCACCGCCCCGATCGCCGCCGACATCGACGGAGCACGAGCATGA
- a CDS encoding response regulator transcription factor has protein sequence MTLPTDAPDPIRVLLVDDQVLVRAGLRALVDAEPGMTVVGEAGDGDAAVEAARAERPDVVLMDIRMPGTDGLAATQRISADPELHDVHVVILTTFEEDDYVFEAIRGGAAGFLVKDTEPAELLRAVRTVVAGESLLSPRATRSLIEAYATHAKPSSLAPGLDVLTDRERQVMQLVAIGLTNAEIAERLFVSPMTTKTHVSRAMIKLGARDRAQLVVFAYETGLVTPGWQA, from the coding sequence ATGACCCTGCCCACCGATGCTCCCGACCCGATCCGGGTGCTCCTCGTCGACGACCAGGTGCTGGTGCGCGCCGGGCTCCGCGCACTCGTCGACGCCGAACCGGGCATGACGGTCGTGGGCGAGGCCGGAGACGGCGATGCCGCGGTCGAGGCCGCCCGTGCCGAACGTCCGGACGTCGTGCTCATGGACATCCGGATGCCCGGCACCGACGGCCTCGCCGCCACGCAGCGCATCTCCGCCGATCCCGAGCTCCACGACGTGCACGTGGTGATCCTCACCACCTTCGAGGAGGACGACTACGTCTTCGAGGCGATCCGCGGCGGCGCGGCCGGCTTCCTCGTGAAGGACACCGAACCGGCCGAGCTCCTCCGGGCCGTCCGCACGGTCGTCGCGGGCGAATCCCTGCTGTCGCCCCGGGCCACCCGCTCCCTGATCGAGGCGTACGCGACCCACGCCAAGCCGAGCTCCCTCGCACCCGGACTCGACGTCCTCACGGACCGCGAACGCCAGGTGATGCAGCTGGTCGCGATCGGTCTCACGAACGCCGAGATCGCGGAGCGCCTCTTCGTCAGTCCGATGACCACGAAGACCCACGTCTCCCGGGCGATGATCAAACTCGGTGCCAGAGACCGTGCCCAGCTCGTCGTCTTCGCCTACGAGACCGGACTCGTCACCCCGGGCTGGCAGGCGTGA
- a CDS encoding LacI family DNA-binding transcriptional regulator, with translation MGAGPGADASRRVTIRDIADATGVAPSTVSRALSLPDRVNHTTQQRIQQAARELGYVPNSQARALTSGRTRAVAVLVSDITNPFYFDVIRGTQHQLSGAGWTQLLVDTEESADAEMAALSAIAGKADGAVLTASRLSDAQIARFAERTPLVVVNRRPAGVPSVLIDTPGGVEQAVQHLVSLGHRDILYVAGPDSSWSNERRWKALVRVAKRLGVRVARIGPHAPFVDSGAAAADAAVHAGATACIAFNDLIAIGMLTRLRERGVRVPEDMSVVGCDDIFGADFCNPPLTTMTSPIERAGRVAIRMLLGRLGAIPADELPGEHMTDAVALPTHLTVRESTGPAPASSHRPS, from the coding sequence GTGGGCGCCGGTCCCGGCGCGGACGCGTCGCGACGCGTCACCATCCGGGACATCGCCGACGCGACCGGGGTGGCGCCGTCCACCGTCTCCCGTGCGCTCTCGCTCCCCGACCGGGTGAACCACACGACGCAGCAGCGCATCCAACAGGCCGCCCGGGAGCTCGGCTACGTCCCGAACTCGCAGGCCCGCGCGCTCACGTCCGGTCGCACCCGCGCGGTCGCGGTCCTCGTCTCGGACATCACCAACCCCTTCTACTTCGACGTCATCCGCGGCACGCAGCACCAGCTCTCCGGCGCCGGGTGGACGCAGCTGCTCGTCGACACCGAGGAGTCCGCCGACGCCGAGATGGCCGCCCTCAGCGCGATCGCCGGCAAGGCCGACGGCGCCGTCCTCACGGCGTCACGACTGTCCGACGCGCAGATCGCCCGGTTCGCCGAGCGCACCCCGCTCGTCGTCGTGAACCGTCGCCCCGCCGGGGTCCCCTCGGTCCTCATCGACACCCCCGGAGGGGTCGAACAGGCCGTGCAGCACCTCGTGTCGCTCGGACACCGCGACATCCTCTACGTCGCCGGCCCGGACAGCTCGTGGTCGAACGAACGCCGGTGGAAGGCCCTCGTGCGCGTCGCCAAACGACTCGGCGTCCGGGTCGCCCGGATCGGCCCGCACGCCCCCTTCGTCGACTCCGGCGCGGCCGCCGCCGACGCCGCCGTGCACGCCGGAGCCACCGCGTGCATCGCGTTCAACGACCTCATCGCGATCGGCATGCTCACCCGGCTGCGGGAACGCGGCGTCCGCGTCCCCGAGGACATGAGCGTCGTCGGCTGCGACGACATCTTCGGCGCCGACTTCTGCAACCCGCCCCTCACCACCATGACCTCCCCCATCGAACGGGCCGGCCGCGTGGCGATCCGGATGCTCCTCGGTCGCCTCGGCGCGATCCCCGCCGACGAACTGCCCGGCGAGCACATGACCGACGCGGTCGCGCTGCCCACCCACCTCACCGTCCGCGAGTCGACCGGCCCCGCGCCCGCCTCGTCCCACCGTCCGTCCTGA